In one window of Ruminococcus hominis DNA:
- the trxA gene encoding thioredoxin — MSAININKNNFQNEIMNSEKPVLLDFWAPWCAPCRMLAPVVEEIASERADIKVGKINIDEQSELANKFGIMSIPTLVVIKNGKIIQQVSGVRPKNAILEML; from the coding sequence ATGTCTGCTATTAATATCAATAAAAATAATTTTCAGAATGAAATAATGAATTCCGAGAAACCTGTTCTTTTGGATTTTTGGGCTCCTTGGTGTGCACCTTGCCGTATGTTGGCTCCTGTCGTAGAGGAGATTGCGAGTGAACGTGCAGATATCAAAGTTGGAAAAATCAATATAGATGAGCAGTCTGAACTAGCAAATAAGTTCGGTATTATGAGTATTCCGACTTTAGTTGTCATAAAAAATGGGAAGATTATTCAGCAGGTTTCCGGGGTAAGACCTAAGAATGCAATTTTAGAAATGCTTTAA
- a CDS encoding FAD-dependent oxidoreductase → MKVIIVGGVAGGATAAARIRRLDEYAEITVFEKSGYISYANCGLPYYIGDVITDPEELTLQTPESFLKRFRINMKIHHEVISIHPERKTVSVKNLENGEIFEENYDKLILSPGAKPTQPRLPGVGIDKLFTLRTVEDTFRIKKYINKNHPKSVVLAGGGFIGLELAENLRELGMDVTIVQRPKQLMNPFDPDMASMIHNEMRKHGIKLVLGYTVEGFKEKNNGVEVLLKDNPSLHADMVVLAIGVTPDTTLAKEAGLELGIKESIVVNDRMETSVPDIYAAGDAVQVKHYVTGNDALISLAGPANKQGRIIADNICGGDSHYLGSQGSSVIKVFDMTAATTGINETNAKKSGLEVDTVILSPMSHAGYYPGGKVMTMKVVFEKETYRLLGAQIIGYEGVDKRIDVLATAIHAGLKATQLKDLDLAYAPPYSSAKDPVNMAGFMIDNIAKGTLKQWHLENMDKISKDKNAVLLDVRTVDEFSRGHINGFKNIPVDELRERINEVEKEKPVYLICQSGLRSYIASRILEGNGYETYNFSGGFRFYDAVVNDRALIERAYACGMDN, encoded by the coding sequence ATGAAGGTAATAATCGTAGGTGGTGTAGCCGGAGGAGCTACAGCTGCAGCAAGAATACGCAGACTGGATGAATATGCAGAAATAACGGTATTTGAAAAATCTGGATATATATCCTATGCGAATTGTGGACTTCCATATTATATTGGAGATGTGATCACAGATCCGGAAGAACTTACACTACAGACACCCGAGAGTTTTTTAAAACGCTTCCGTATTAATATGAAAATTCATCATGAAGTTATCTCCATACATCCGGAACGTAAAACTGTTTCAGTGAAGAATTTAGAAAACGGTGAAATATTTGAAGAAAATTACGATAAACTTATCCTTTCTCCAGGTGCAAAACCAACACAGCCGAGACTCCCTGGAGTAGGCATTGATAAACTTTTTACACTTCGTACAGTAGAAGATACTTTTCGGATAAAGAAATATATAAATAAGAATCATCCAAAATCAGTTGTATTGGCAGGTGGTGGCTTTATTGGTCTGGAACTGGCAGAAAATTTAAGGGAGCTTGGCATGGATGTTACAATTGTTCAACGACCTAAGCAGCTGATGAATCCTTTTGATCCAGATATGGCATCCATGATTCATAATGAAATGAGAAAGCATGGGATAAAACTGGTACTGGGCTATACAGTGGAAGGATTTAAAGAAAAAAACAATGGAGTGGAGGTCCTATTGAAAGATAATCCATCCCTTCATGCTGATATGGTAGTACTGGCAATCGGCGTTACACCAGATACAACATTAGCAAAAGAAGCTGGTCTGGAACTTGGCATCAAGGAAAGTATTGTAGTGAATGACAGAATGGAAACTTCTGTACCAGACATTTATGCTGCAGGTGATGCAGTTCAGGTAAAACATTATGTTACTGGCAATGATGCGTTAATCTCTTTAGCAGGACCTGCCAATAAACAGGGAAGGATTATTGCGGATAATATTTGTGGTGGTGATAGCCATTATTTAGGCAGTCAGGGAAGCTCCGTTATCAAAGTGTTTGATATGACAGCAGCCACTACAGGTATAAATGAAACCAATGCTAAAAAGTCAGGATTAGAGGTAGATACAGTAATTCTTTCTCCTATGAGTCATGCCGGTTATTATCCTGGTGGAAAAGTGATGACCATGAAAGTAGTTTTTGAAAAAGAGACTTATCGTTTGCTTGGTGCCCAGATTATTGGATATGAAGGAGTTGATAAACGTATCGATGTGCTGGCAACAGCAATCCATGCAGGGCTGAAGGCAACCCAGCTGAAAGATTTGGATCTCGCATATGCACCTCCTTATTCCTCTGCCAAGGATCCTGTAAATATGGCCGGATTCATGATAGACAATATAGCAAAAGGGACCTTAAAACAATGGCATTTGGAAAATATGGATAAGATTTCTAAAGATAAAAATGCTGTGTTGCTGGATGTGAGAACAGTAGATGAATTTAGCAGGGGCCATATTAATGGATTTAAAAATATTCCTGTAGATGAACTGAGGGAACGTATCAATGAAGTTGAGAAAGAAAAGCCTGTATATCTGATATGCCAGAGTGGGCTGCGAAGTTATATTGCGAGCCGTATTCTGGAGGGAAATGGATATGAAACATACAACTTTTCCGGCGGATTTCGCTTCTATGATGCAGTGGTTAATGACCGTGCACTGATTGAAAGGGCATATGCATGTGGTATGGATAATTGA
- a CDS encoding DUF3892 domain-containing protein: protein MTMKAMKIQMKSNCGNSRNVQDIDSIYIDQTGTYWKKAEVYDYLKQFPKSIQVNIFPYPYLVPVMSILGEKYVRSEANDTVTDNLLKLPRGYGK, encoded by the coding sequence ATGACAATGAAAGCAATGAAAATTCAGATGAAAAGTAACTGTGGTAATTCAAGAAATGTACAGGATATAGATTCTATCTATATTGATCAAACAGGTACATATTGGAAAAAAGCAGAAGTCTATGATTATCTAAAACAATTTCCAAAATCAATACAAGTAAATATATTTCCTTATCCGTATTTAGTTCCGGTAATGAGTATATTGGGAGAAAAATATGTTCGTTCAGAGGCGAATGATACAGTAACGGATAATTTATTAAAGTTACCGAGGGGATACGGAAAATAA
- a CDS encoding DUF3791 domain-containing protein, whose translation MSEQKRKIGFTVACVNEFANRHKLSSKEAFRYLFQFKGIAFIKENYDVEHTLDFDTILDDLEILCKKNGGTL comes from the coding sequence ATGAGTGAACAGAAAAGAAAAATCGGTTTTACTGTTGCGTGTGTAAATGAATTTGCCAATAGGCATAAGCTGAGCAGTAAAGAGGCCTTTCGGTATCTTTTTCAATTTAAAGGAATAGCTTTTATTAAAGAAAATTATGATGTGGAACATACGTTGGACTTTGATACTATATTAGATGATTTGGAAATTTTATGTAAAAAAAATGGAGGTACATTATGA
- a CDS encoding 4Fe-4S binding protein, with amino-acid sequence MNKDKRVQSKPAQKEPIKRNKFRKYVPSILLFLLFEIVAVTLWLVKKNLFYLLNFSYIGGCLGLGTALFTAGKRYARHFIQLAVGSYMLLYLGVISHENMQIEGFWYYLFLGVFEAATIHYAVAKIFGPLFFGRGWCGYACWTVMVLDFLPYKQPQNPRKEKLCFLRYVMFILSLALVSGLMLIKIANLEQIMFWLFIVGNVLYYILGIGLAFVLKDNRAFCKYLCPVTVFLKPMSYFSFLRVHCDESKCIHCDKCLRVCPMNVEVNKESRKRKNGTECILCYECTKDCPTKALH; translated from the coding sequence ATGAATAAAGATAAAAGAGTTCAGAGCAAACCCGCACAAAAAGAACCAATTAAAAGAAACAAGTTTCGCAAATATGTGCCATCAATTTTGCTATTTCTGCTATTTGAGATAGTGGCAGTTACACTGTGGCTTGTTAAGAAAAATCTATTTTATTTATTAAATTTTAGCTACATAGGAGGCTGCCTTGGGCTGGGAACAGCACTATTTACCGCCGGAAAACGGTATGCCAGGCATTTCATACAATTGGCGGTGGGAAGCTATATGTTGTTGTATCTCGGTGTAATTTCCCATGAAAATATGCAGATTGAGGGATTCTGGTACTATCTGTTCTTAGGCGTTTTTGAAGCGGCAACTATTCATTATGCTGTGGCGAAAATATTTGGTCCACTGTTTTTTGGGCGCGGTTGGTGTGGTTATGCCTGTTGGACAGTCATGGTGCTGGATTTTCTACCTTACAAACAGCCACAAAATCCACGAAAAGAGAAGCTTTGTTTTCTTCGTTATGTGATGTTTATACTGTCATTAGCGTTGGTATCCGGTTTGATGCTGATAAAAATTGCAAACCTGGAACAAATTATGTTTTGGCTATTCATCGTAGGAAATGTGCTTTATTATATCTTAGGTATCGGACTGGCATTTGTACTCAAGGATAATCGTGCATTTTGCAAATATCTGTGCCCTGTTACGGTATTCCTCAAGCCGATGAGTTATTTTTCGTTTTTACGTGTCCATTGTGACGAGAGTAAATGTATTCATTGTGACAAATGCTTGCGCGTCTGTCCGATGAACGTGGAAGTTAATAAGGAATCCCGAAAGCGAAAAAATGGAACTGAATGCATTCTTTGCTATGAATGCACAAAAGATTGCCCAACAAAGGCATTGCACTAG
- a CDS encoding NifB/NifX family molybdenum-iron cluster-binding protein: MPRPVKCRKVCHFPDVLEFLPIDDNKKTPPIILTIDEYETIRLLDKEGYSQEQCAVFMQIARTTVQRIYESARKKIADALIGGYPLRIEGGDFKICDGQNSNCGLGGCYKQELYQKYALEKGEGMMRIAVTYENGQIFQHFGHTEAFKIYDVEEGKIVHSEVVDTNGSGHGALAGVLNALNVDILICGGIGGGAQTALAAAGIKLFGGVSGDADEAVNALINETLDYNPEVKCSHHEHNHEEGHACGEHGCGSHSCH; this comes from the coding sequence ATGCCAAGACCAGTAAAATGCAGAAAAGTCTGCCATTTTCCGGATGTTTTAGAATTTCTTCCGATAGATGATAATAAAAAAACTCCACCCATTATTTTGACAATAGATGAGTACGAAACAATCCGTCTTTTGGACAAAGAAGGTTATAGCCAGGAACAGTGTGCAGTATTTATGCAGATTGCAAGAACAACAGTTCAGCGAATTTACGAGAGTGCCAGAAAGAAAATTGCAGATGCACTTATTGGCGGATATCCACTTAGAATCGAAGGCGGGGATTTTAAAATTTGTGATGGTCAGAATAGTAACTGTGGACTTGGCGGATGCTACAAACAGGAGCTCTATCAAAAATATGCATTAGAAAAAGGAGAAGGTATGATGAGAATAGCAGTAACATATGAGAATGGACAGATTTTTCAGCATTTCGGACACACAGAAGCATTTAAGATTTATGATGTAGAAGAAGGAAAAATAGTACATTCAGAAGTAGTAGACACGAATGGAAGTGGACATGGTGCATTAGCAGGAGTTCTCAACGCACTGAATGTCGATATTTTAATCTGTGGAGGAATCGGCGGCGGCGCACAGACAGCGTTGGCAGCAGCAGGAATTAAGCTTTTTGGAGGTGTTTCAGGGGATGCAGATGAGGCGGTAAATGCACTTATCAATGAAACACTTGATTACAACCCAGAGGTAAAGTGTTCTCATCATGAGCACAACCACGAGGAAGGACATGCATGTGGTGAGCATGGATGTGGAAGTCACAGCTGTCATTAA
- a CDS encoding DUF3990 domain-containing protein yields MRLYHGSNIAIDNINLAMCRPYKDFGQGFYLTDIEEQAEKMAIRVAKIYGQSPILNVYEIDDNFKDLNNLRIKNFGIWTTEEWAKFVMNNRSRAFMDVQDVLCNKDNKYDIVIGPVADDNMALLFRQYENEIIDFETLLKGMIYKKTSSQYSFHTEKSVKLLRKVMSRNV; encoded by the coding sequence ATGAGATTATATCATGGGAGTAATATAGCAATTGATAATATAAATCTGGCAATGTGCAGACCATACAAGGATTTTGGTCAGGGATTTTATCTGACGGATATTGAAGAACAAGCCGAAAAAATGGCGATAAGAGTAGCAAAAATTTATGGACAATCACCGATTTTGAATGTTTATGAGATTGATGATAATTTTAAAGATTTAAATAATCTCAGAATTAAGAATTTCGGGATATGGACAACGGAAGAATGGGCAAAATTTGTAATGAATAATAGAAGCAGGGCATTTATGGATGTACAGGATGTTTTGTGTAATAAAGATAACAAATATGATATCGTTATAGGTCCTGTTGCAGATGATAATATGGCTTTGTTGTTTCGACAGTATGAAAATGAAATCATAGATTTCGAAACGTTGTTAAAGGGAATGATTTATAAAAAGACTTCTTCGCAATATTCTTTTCATACAGAAAAGAGTGTGAAACTTTTGAGAAAGGTGATGAGTAGAAATGTGTAA